Proteins from one Candidatus Methanosphaera massiliense genomic window:
- a CDS encoding glycosyltransferase family 2 protein produces the protein MSNVAVLLPAYNEEVSIASMIILSSKYADEVIVIDDGSTDRTSEVSKRAGATVLRHKTNQGKGAALKTGFKYAEKYDVIVTLDADGQHNPSEIPNLVKPIEEGKADIVNGSRYINGNETNTPKYRRVGQTVLDTATNLASGIKLTDTQSGFRAFSSESFKHFNFDPDGFGIESDMLIEAAKNHLRIVEVEITVRYDVDTSTDNPVVQGFSVLMRVLELMRFNRPLYFYGISGAIILFFGILILLTINMTAYNNNIYLMSIGLFIVIMGIVLFISGIITDTMARYKK, from the coding sequence ATGAGTAATGTTGCGGTTTTGTTACCAGCATATAATGAAGAGGTTTCTATAGCAAGTATGATTATATTATCTTCCAAGTATGCTGATGAAGTAATCGTTATCGATGACGGTAGTACTGATAGAACATCTGAAGTCTCTAAAAGAGCAGGGGCTACAGTGTTACGTCATAAAACTAATCAAGGTAAGGGAGCCGCATTAAAAACTGGTTTTAAATATGCTGAAAAATATGATGTTATTGTAACATTAGATGCTGATGGACAACATAATCCCTCAGAAATACCTAATCTTGTTAAACCAATAGAAGAGGGTAAGGCCGATATTGTTAATGGTAGTAGATATATTAATGGTAACGAGACAAACACACCTAAATATAGGCGTGTAGGTCAAACGGTTTTAGATACTGCTACTAATTTAGCATCAGGTATTAAGTTAACTGATACACAAAGTGGTTTCAGAGCATTTTCATCAGAGTCTTTTAAACATTTTAACTTTGACCCAGATGGTTTTGGAATAGAAAGTGACATGTTAATAGAGGCTGCTAAAAATCATTTACGTATAGTTGAAGTTGAGATTACTGTTAGATATGATGTAGATACAAGTACGGATAACCCTGTTGTTCAAGGTTTTTCAGTGTTAATGAGAGTATTAGAGCTTATGCGTTTTAATAGACCATTATATTTTTATGGAATCAGCGGAGCAATAATCCTATTCTTTGGTATATTAATTCTTTTAACAATTAATATGACTGCATATAATAATAACATATATTTAATGTCTATTGGATTATTTATAGTGATTATGGGAATAGTTTTATTCATTTCAGGTATTATTACTGATACAATGGCCAGATATAAAAAATAA
- a CDS encoding deoxyribonuclease IV has product MFTIGAHLSINKGFENIGLEALSIDANTFQFFPRSPRGGKAKKLDPDDVDKLQELMDNTTMDVILAHAPYIINLASKSEKTRNNAYEIFEDDLRRLDQLPNNMYNFHPGSHVQQGVDKGIELIVDSLNKLIREDQKTTVLLETMAGKGTEIGRSFEELQAIIEKVELDDKLGVCLDTCHVYDAGYDIVNNLDGVLDEFDSVIGLDRLKAIHLNDSKFGLSSHKDRHEKIGLGKIGIDAITDIINHEKLRDLPFYLETPNDVEGYKNEIELLRGLYKE; this is encoded by the coding sequence ATGTTTACAATAGGAGCTCATTTATCAATAAATAAAGGATTTGAAAATATTGGACTTGAGGCATTAAGTATTGACGCGAATACTTTTCAATTTTTCCCACGAAGTCCAAGAGGCGGAAAAGCAAAGAAATTAGATCCTGATGATGTTGATAAACTTCAAGAATTAATGGATAACACAACAATGGACGTTATTTTAGCTCATGCCCCTTATATTATTAACTTAGCATCTAAATCAGAGAAAACTAGGAATAATGCTTATGAGATTTTCGAGGATGACCTTAGAAGATTAGACCAGTTACCTAATAATATGTACAATTTTCATCCTGGAAGTCATGTGCAACAAGGTGTAGATAAGGGTATTGAGTTAATTGTTGATTCATTAAATAAATTAATTCGTGAAGACCAAAAGACAACAGTTCTATTAGAAACTATGGCTGGAAAGGGTACTGAGATTGGAAGATCATTTGAGGAACTACAGGCTATTATTGAAAAAGTAGAACTTGATGATAAATTAGGAGTATGTCTTGATACTTGTCATGTATATGATGCTGGTTATGATATAGTGAATAATCTCGATGGTGTACTTGATGAGTTTGATTCTGTGATTGGCTTAGACAGATTAAAAGCTATACATTTAAATGATAGTAAATTTGGATTAAGTAGTCATAAGGATAGACATGAAAAAATAGGTTTAGGTAAAATTGGTATTGATGCTATAACAGATATTATCAATCATGAAAAACTACGTGACTTACCATTTTATTTAGAAACACCTAATGATGTAGAAGGATATAAGAACGAGATTGAATTATTACGTGGCTTATATAAAGAGTAG
- a CDS encoding NAD(P)-dependent glycerol-1-phosphate dehydrogenase produces the protein MDFRNVQLPREIRTGPGVIKDIGEVCDSLFSEKDIILVTGPTTKKIAGDQVTEILEDEGYDITEIIIKTASYESVDEVTKQSKNSTAILGVGGGKVIDVAKMASTNNHIPLISIPTTASHDGMASPRASIKSDDGSVSLQANAPFGLVVDAQIIAKSPYRYTAAGYADIISNFTAVEDWKLAYKLINEPFSDSAAALSLMTAKLLVDEADNIRPRHVGSVGIVVKGLISSGMAISIAGSSRPASGSEHKFSHALDVIAPNPALHGEQCGVGTIMMMYLQGGNWKKIRSILQKVKAPTTAKELGIEDEYIIEALTQAHNIRKERYTILGDRGLTREAAENIARNTHVIE, from the coding sequence ATGGATTTCAGAAATGTACAATTACCTAGAGAAATACGTACGGGTCCCGGAGTAATTAAAGATATAGGGGAAGTATGTGATAGTCTCTTTTCAGAAAAAGATATAATATTAGTAACAGGTCCTACAACAAAAAAAATTGCTGGAGATCAAGTAACTGAAATTCTTGAAGATGAAGGTTACGATATAACAGAAATAATCATAAAAACAGCATCATACGAATCAGTAGATGAAGTAACAAAACAATCAAAAAATTCCACAGCAATTTTAGGTGTAGGTGGAGGAAAAGTAATAGATGTTGCAAAAATGGCATCGACTAACAATCACATTCCATTAATCAGCATACCTACTACCGCTTCACATGATGGTATGGCATCACCACGAGCATCTATTAAAAGTGATGATGGTAGTGTATCTTTACAAGCAAATGCACCTTTTGGATTAGTTGTAGATGCTCAAATAATAGCCAAATCACCATATAGATATACAGCAGCAGGTTATGCTGACATAATATCTAATTTCACTGCAGTAGAAGATTGGAAATTGGCTTATAAACTTATCAACGAACCATTCAGTGATTCAGCAGCAGCATTATCATTAATGACAGCAAAATTATTAGTTGATGAAGCAGACAATATACGACCAAGACATGTTGGAAGCGTAGGTATTGTTGTTAAAGGATTAATAAGCAGTGGCATGGCTATTAGTATAGCAGGTAGTAGTAGGCCAGCCAGCGGATCTGAGCATAAATTCAGTCATGCTCTAGATGTTATAGCACCTAACCCAGCATTACATGGAGAACAGTGTGGTGTTGGAACAATTATGATGATGTATTTACAGGGTGGTAACTGGAAGAAAATAAGATCTATTCTACAAAAAGTTAAAGCACCTACTACAGCAAAAGAATTAGGAATCGAAGATGAATATATAATAGAAGCTTTAACACAGGCACATAATATTCGAAAAGAAAGATACACTATTTTAGGTGACCGTGGTTTAACAAGAGAAGCAGCAGAAAATATTGCAAGAAATACTCATGTAATCGAATAA
- a CDS encoding glycosyltransferase family 4 protein, whose product MNICIVTEYFPHSADLEIKGGVEVCAFNESVELSKYNNITVLTSNDENNSDDFYINDIHVICCGDKRGYTQKGSLLKRLNFMKDAYNVGKNLKDIDLVIGYNFITYPVAWHISQKLDIPIVARYHDVWIGRWINTMGITGIFGEFMERHFLKQDIDLILPVSDYTKNNLLLYFPEDKIKTVHNIVDFPVVESEPYDKPTIACVARLVEYKRVEDLIKAVNIIKKEIPDIQCKIIGTGPLENELKNLTKELELEDNIEFLGFVEKHEDVMKVVNSSDVFCLPSVVEGFGIVIIEALSLKTPFVAAEIPPVVEASGRKGGLFYEPKNYKELSECLLKILTNDELHSKLEIEGYEQSKNYTKEVIGAKLNTIFNNLKIDKKIK is encoded by the coding sequence ATGAATATATGCATCGTGACAGAATATTTTCCACATAGTGCTGATTTAGAAATAAAGGGTGGTGTGGAAGTATGTGCATTTAATGAATCAGTAGAACTATCTAAATACAATAATATCACAGTATTAACATCAAATGATGAAAATAATAGTGATGACTTTTACATTAATGATATTCATGTTATATGCTGTGGTGATAAAAGAGGTTACACTCAAAAAGGCTCATTATTAAAAAGATTAAATTTCATGAAAGATGCATATAATGTTGGTAAAAATCTTAAAGATATTGACCTAGTAATAGGATATAATTTTATCACATATCCTGTAGCATGGCATATTTCACAGAAACTAGATATTCCAATTGTTGCTAGATATCATGATGTGTGGATAGGTCGATGGATTAATACTATGGGCATTACAGGAATATTTGGTGAATTTATGGAACGACATTTTTTAAAACAGGACATTGATTTAATTCTACCTGTATCTGATTACACGAAAAACAATCTGTTACTTTATTTTCCAGAGGATAAAATAAAGACTGTGCATAATATAGTTGATTTTCCTGTAGTTGAATCAGAGCCTTATGATAAACCTACAATTGCCTGTGTTGCTAGACTAGTTGAGTATAAACGTGTTGAAGACTTAATAAAAGCTGTGAATATTATCAAGAAGGAAATACCTGACATACAATGTAAGATTATTGGTACAGGTCCTCTTGAAAATGAATTAAAAAATCTTACTAAAGAATTAGAGTTAGAAGATAACATTGAATTTTTAGGATTTGTCGAAAAGCATGAAGATGTTATGAAGGTGGTGAACTCCTCTGATGTATTTTGTCTTCCTAGTGTTGTTGAGGGTTTTGGTATAGTTATTATTGAAGCATTATCCTTAAAGACGCCTTTTGTTGCTGCAGAGATTCCTCCTGTTGTTGAAGCTAGTGGTAGAAAAGGAGGATTATTTTATGAACCTAAAAATTATAAAGAATTAAGTGAATGCCTCTTAAAGATATTAACTAATGATGAACTACATTCTAAATTAGAAATAGAGGGCTATGAACAATCTAAAAATTATACAAAAGAAGTTATTGGTGCTAAACTTAATACAATATTTAATAATTTAAAAATAGATAAAAAAATAAAATAA
- a CDS encoding UPF0179 family protein, producing MITLIGTSLAKKGLVFTFYGGSSKCESCRFNRTCLNLEKGRKYEITNVKKVTHKCPLHKDGKVQTVEVEPATIRTSIETKKAYKGLTIIFRLKDCDVDCENYDICHPEGLYNDDKCQIEEIGPELTCPVGNKLTEVILSH from the coding sequence ATGATTACTTTAATTGGTACGAGTTTAGCTAAAAAGGGTTTAGTTTTTACTTTTTATGGTGGTTCTAGTAAATGTGAATCATGTAGATTTAACAGAACATGTTTAAATCTTGAAAAAGGACGAAAATATGAAATAACCAACGTAAAAAAAGTTACTCATAAATGTCCATTACATAAAGATGGTAAAGTTCAGACAGTTGAAGTCGAACCAGCTACTATTAGAACATCAATTGAAACTAAAAAAGCATATAAAGGATTAACAATTATATTTAGATTAAAAGATTGTGATGTTGATTGTGAAAATTATGACATATGTCATCCAGAAGGATTATATAATGATGATAAATGTCAAATAGAAGAGATTGGTCCGGAATTAACATGTCCGGTGGGTAATAAGTTGACAGAAGTTATTTTAAGTCATTAA
- a CDS encoding NAD-dependent epimerase/dehydratase family protein, which translates to METNRILVTGGAGFIGTNLVNELRNRGHEVIAADLLNNNRDDYVRTDVRNYRQIERTLEEEGPFDYVYHLAAEYGRWNGEAYYENLWQTNVIGTKNMIRLQEKNKFRMIFFSSAEVYGDYNGKMSEDVMKNNPIKDTYQMNDYAISKWDGELMCMNSAKMFGTETVRVRPVNCYGPGEKYTPYRGFIPKFTYLALHDQPYTVYTGHKRIIDYVGDTVRTFANIVDNFIPGEVYNIGGNQDWEMDIKEYSDLVLEATGRDDSLVTYKEAEPFTTKVKTIDFSKSIRDLKHDPKVKPKEGIKKTAEWMKWYYRLE; encoded by the coding sequence ATGGAAACCAATAGAATATTAGTTACTGGTGGAGCAGGATTTATAGGAACAAACCTCGTAAATGAATTAAGAAATAGGGGACACGAGGTTATAGCAGCAGATTTACTTAATAATAATCGTGACGATTATGTACGTACAGATGTTAGAAATTATAGACAAATAGAACGTACACTTGAAGAAGAAGGCCCATTTGATTACGTATACCACTTAGCAGCAGAATACGGTAGATGGAATGGGGAAGCATACTACGAAAACCTATGGCAGACAAATGTTATAGGTACAAAAAATATGATTAGATTACAGGAAAAAAACAAGTTTCGTATGATATTCTTCTCATCAGCTGAAGTATACGGAGATTATAATGGTAAAATGTCTGAAGATGTAATGAAAAACAATCCAATAAAAGACACATACCAAATGAATGATTATGCTATAAGTAAATGGGATGGAGAATTAATGTGCATGAACTCTGCAAAAATGTTTGGAACAGAAACAGTAAGAGTTAGACCAGTAAACTGTTATGGTCCTGGAGAGAAATACACTCCATACAGAGGATTCATACCTAAATTTACATACCTAGCATTACATGATCAACCATACACGGTATACACTGGACATAAAAGAATCATAGATTATGTGGGAGATACTGTAAGAACTTTTGCAAATATTGTGGATAACTTTATTCCAGGTGAAGTATATAATATTGGTGGAAATCAAGACTGGGAAATGGATATTAAAGAATATTCTGATTTAGTATTAGAAGCTACAGGACGTGATGATAGTCTTGTAACTTACAAAGAAGCAGAACCATTCACAACAAAAGTAAAAACAATAGACTTTTCTAAATCCATCAGGGATTTAAAACATGACCCTAAAGTAAAACCTAAAGAAGGTATTAAAAAAACAGCTGAATGGATGAAATGGTACTACAGATTAGAGTAG
- the rpiA gene encoding ribose-5-phosphate isomerase RpiA produces MVNMDILKDKVGKKAADLIKDGQIVGLGTGSTTHYFIRYLGERIKKEELNILGIPTSYQSLIIAREAGINTTTLDEYDIDIAVDGADEVNSSLDLIKGGGAAHTLEKLVDSSAKKFVVIVDESKMVEDLGEFPVPLEIIPDALRVVKETLIQMGGKPELRMGIQKDGPVITDNGNFILDTKFDKIKNPQKLEKELNTIPGVLENGIFAGLTDKVIVGKMSRIEEIDREDIL; encoded by the coding sequence ATGGTAAACATGGATATATTGAAAGATAAAGTTGGAAAAAAAGCAGCAGATTTAATTAAAGATGGTCAAATTGTTGGATTAGGAACTGGTTCCACAACTCATTATTTTATTAGATATTTAGGTGAGAGAATTAAAAAAGAAGAATTAAATATTCTTGGAATTCCTACCTCTTATCAATCTTTAATAATAGCTAGAGAAGCAGGTATTAATACCACTACATTAGATGAATATGATATTGACATAGCAGTTGATGGTGCAGATGAGGTAAATTCTTCTCTTGATTTAATTAAAGGTGGAGGCGCAGCACATACTTTAGAAAAACTAGTTGATAGTTCTGCAAAAAAATTTGTTGTAATAGTTGATGAGAGTAAGATGGTTGAGGATTTAGGTGAGTTCCCAGTACCTCTTGAAATTATTCCTGATGCATTAAGAGTTGTTAAAGAAACTCTTATTCAAATGGGTGGTAAACCTGAGTTACGTATGGGTATTCAAAAGGATGGTCCTGTTATAACTGATAATGGTAATTTTATTTTAGATACCAAGTTTGATAAAATTAAAAATCCTCAAAAATTAGAGAAGGAATTAAATACTATACCTGGTGTTCTGGAGAATGGTATTTTTGCAGGTTTAACTGATAAGGTTATTGTTGGTAAAATGTCTCGTATTGAGGAGATTGATAGAGAAGATATATTATAA
- a CDS encoding metal-sensing transcriptional repressor → MKQCMDLDNLHRRLSKIEGQVAAIDRMIEKDIPCEDVLMQVNAAKSALNKVGSIILEGHMNHCVKDAIDKGDSSEAIKDLSKIIDYYSRI, encoded by the coding sequence ATGAAACAATGTATGGATTTAGATAATTTACATAGACGTCTTAGTAAAATTGAAGGTCAGGTTGCAGCTATTGATCGTATGATTGAGAAAGATATTCCTTGTGAAGATGTTTTAATGCAAGTGAATGCGGCTAAGTCTGCTCTTAACAAAGTAGGTAGTATTATTCTTGAAGGACACATGAATCATTGTGTTAAAGATGCTATTGATAAGGGAGATAGCTCGGAGGCTATTAAGGACTTGTCAAAAATTATTGATTATTATTCTAGAATTTAA